The bacterium genome includes a window with the following:
- a CDS encoding biopolymer transporter ExbD: MGYRAERGPRTALAEINVTPMVDVMLVLLIIFMVSAPMMTRGIEVGLPQAATGEEIQEKRIHVTVDRRGQFYVDQRPVLDSLLVEEVKARGGAAADAAVYLEGDADVAYGRVLAAMDALRAAGISRVALVTKPAARDRGR, translated from the coding sequence ATGGGCTACAGAGCCGAACGCGGGCCGCGCACGGCCCTCGCCGAGATCAACGTCACGCCGATGGTGGACGTGATGCTCGTGCTCCTGATCATCTTCATGGTCTCCGCGCCGATGATGACGCGCGGGATCGAGGTCGGGCTGCCTCAGGCGGCGACCGGCGAGGAGATCCAGGAGAAGCGGATCCACGTCACGGTGGACCGCCGCGGCCAGTTCTACGTGGACCAGCGCCCGGTGCTCGACTCGCTCCTCGTGGAGGAGGTCAAGGCCCGCGGCGGCGCGGCGGCCGACGCGGCGGTCTACCTCGAAGGGGACGCCGACGTCGCCTACGGGCGGGTGCTCGCGGCGATGGACGCGCTGCGCGCGGCGGGGATCTCCCGCGTCGCGCTCGTCACCAAGCCCGCGGCGCGCGACCGGGGCCGCTGA